GAACGCCGTTTCGTTCGGGAGCCCTTTGGGCGGCTGCCGAGATTCGTTCGGGGCGGACGGAGCGCCTTTCGACGGATCGAAAAAGGGCTCGGCGCTCCCTCGTTGCTCGATAAAAGCGATCTCGTCGTCGGCTTTTGCCCGCATATTCAAAGCGTTCGCGACGTCGATCCCCGCGACGATCACGAGGATGACCGAAGCGACCACGGCAAGCGCGATCGTGATAAATCTTTTTCGAAGTTTTTTGATCATAGTAACTCCAAGGCGTAGCCCGCGTTTCGGATCGCCTTGATCTGGACGTTCGCGTGAAGCGCGGCGAGTTTTTTGCGAAGATACGCGATATAGACCCAAACGACGCCGATCTCGCTGTCGCTGTCGTATCCCCAAATCTTTTCCATAAAGCGATCCGCCGAGACGACTTGCCCCGGCGCGCTCATCAGCATTTCCAGCATTTGGAATTCCTTATTCGTCAAACGCGTTTCGCCCTCTTCCGTCGTAAGAAAATACGTCGAACGCGAAAGCTTGCAATTTCCGAACGTCAAGTCGGAGTCGACGCTTGTCGTCAGTCTGCGCGTGATCGCGCGAACGCGCGCCAAAAGTTCTTTGGCGGAGAAGGGCTTGGTCAGATAATCGTCCGCGCCGCTGTCCAATCCGAGGATGCGATCGTCGATCTCCGATTTCGCGGTCAGGATCAAGACGGGGAGGGTCTTTCCCGCTTTGCGAATGGTTTTGAGGACGGTGATCCCGTCCGCTTTCGGCATCATGACGTCGAGCACGGCGCAGTCGTAAGATCCCTCGGTCAGATAGACGATGGCGTCCGCTCCGTCGAAAACGGAGTCCACGGAATAATTGTTTTTGGTAAAGAGCGCGACGAGGGCGCGATTCAGATCCCGTTCGTCTTCCGCGAGTAAGATGCGCATGAATCCCTCCTTCGATCGGATCTCAACCCGATCTTTTTTTATTATATCACGATTATAAGCCAGAAAACTTAAATAAAACTTAAAAAATCGATCGGACGCGCGGCGCGGCGCGCATGGCGACCCGAATCGAGGCGCGTGGCGAAAAAATGCCGATCCGTTCGCCGTTTTCGAAGGGTTTTCTTTCGGGCGTCGTTGACTTTTCGATCGAGATTTTCTATAATGGAATGCGGAGAATTTCAAAAAGGAGTTTTTTATGAAAATCCTCGAAAATACCAAGAGTTATTTTAAGAACTTCAAACTGTCCGCGGACTTTTTGATCAAGGCGTTCGCGTATGCGGTGCTGATCGCGTATATCGTCTTGATGGCGTTCGGCAAGTTTTTCTTCTCGCCGATGAATTCGTTCTGGCGCAGCTTGAACTTTTTCCTGAAAGCGGGCGTCTATAACGTCCCGATCCGAATCGCGAGTTATATCGTCTTTTTCCTCGGATCGAGTTTTATCATTCGGGTCTTGTTGAGGCTCGTCGCGATCCCGCTCCATAAAGGCAAAGCGATCGTGGATATCCTTTGCAGCTTGATCAAATATGCGGCGGTCATCGTCCTCGTGTTCTTCGTCTTGAAGACACTCGGCGTGGACACGAAGGCGATCTTGACCGGTATCGGGATCTTGGGATTGGTCGTCGGTCTCGGCGCGCAACCGTTGATCGCGGATATTATCGCGGGATTGTTCATCGTCTTCGAAAAGGTCTTTGAGATCGGCGATATCATCGTCGTGGACGGCTTCCGCGGGACGGTCAAAGAGATCGGCATCCGCACGACGCAGATCGTGGATATCGGCGGTAACGTCAAGATCATCAATAACGCCGATTTGAAGACGGTCATCAACATGACGAACCAGCTTTCTCTCGCGATCTGCGATATCGGCATCGAGTACGGCGAGTCGCTCGAAAGGGTGGAATCGATCTTGAAAGCGAACCTGCCCGCGATCAAAGAAGCGATCCCCGACATC
This region of Clostridia bacterium genomic DNA includes:
- a CDS encoding response regulator transcription factor, producing MRILLAEDERDLNRALVALFTKNNYSVDSVFDGADAIVYLTEGSYDCAVLDVMMPKADGITVLKTIRKAGKTLPVLILTAKSEIDDRILGLDSGADDYLTKPFSAKELLARVRAITRRLTTSVDSDLTFGNCKLSRSTYFLTTEEGETRLTNKEFQMLEMLMSAPGQVVSADRFMEKIWGYDSDSEIGVVWVYIAYLRKKLAALHANVQIKAIRNAGYALELL
- a CDS encoding mechanosensitive ion channel family protein, which gives rise to MKILENTKSYFKNFKLSADFLIKAFAYAVLIAYIVLMAFGKFFFSPMNSFWRSLNFFLKAGVYNVPIRIASYIVFFLGSSFIIRVLLRLVAIPLHKGKAIVDILCSLIKYAAVIVLVFFVLKTLGVDTKAILTGIGILGLVVGLGAQPLIADIIAGLFIVFEKVFEIGDIIVVDGFRGTVKEIGIRTTQIVDIGGNVKIINNADLKTVINMTNQLSLAICDIGIEYGESLERVESILKANLPAIKEAIPDIKEGPFYKGVSELADSAVVIRFVANCVEDVKYQVERDMNRQFKLLFDKNNINIPFPQVVVNQPNSFADVTKKQKRDAEKFVEEQKELSKGLADGDVNDI